The Eubacteriaceae bacterium Marseille-Q4139 genome has a window encoding:
- a CDS encoding amidohydrolase: MKKQEVFSYLASQQEFLAQVSDAIWDTPETCFEESASAETLCKALEEAGFTVERGVADIATAFTGTYGHGKPVIGFLGEFDALSGLSQVAGSAEKCPLIPGGNGHGCGHNLLGAGCLAGAMGMKKYLEETGCEGTVIFYGCPAEEGGSGKAFMAREGCFDMLDAAIAWHPGSTYNASGGGMLANCQIYFRYKGVSSHAGISPHLGRSALDAVTLFNVGIQFLREHVLPSVRMHYAVTDTGGFSPNVVQPTAEVLCLLRAPDNEILSDVRARVEDIARGAALMTGTELEIDFVKACSNVVPNNALGFAAVENLRLLERPEYSKEDMEFYSRISATNKDGDAEHPVSEEIPDFKPTDSVFPASSDVGDVSWVAPTISISTPTWPVGTAAHSWQAVSVGKSTLAHKGTLAAGQAMAGIAIDILEKPELLKAAKEEHNKRLKGGKYVCPIPKGVKPRIISNKK; encoded by the coding sequence ATGAAAAAGCAGGAGGTATTCTCCTATCTGGCCAGCCAGCAGGAATTTCTGGCGCAGGTCAGTGACGCAATCTGGGACACCCCGGAAACATGTTTTGAAGAGTCCGCGTCTGCGGAAACGCTCTGTAAGGCCCTAGAGGAGGCCGGTTTCACGGTGGAACGCGGCGTGGCGGATATTGCCACGGCTTTCACGGGAACGTATGGACATGGAAAACCTGTCATTGGTTTCCTCGGCGAATTTGATGCCCTGTCCGGCCTGAGCCAGGTGGCCGGTTCTGCCGAAAAATGCCCGCTCATTCCCGGCGGGAACGGCCATGGCTGCGGTCATAACCTGTTGGGAGCCGGGTGCCTCGCAGGCGCCATGGGTATGAAAAAATATCTGGAAGAGACAGGATGCGAAGGCACGGTTATTTTCTATGGCTGCCCGGCAGAAGAGGGCGGTTCCGGAAAAGCGTTCATGGCGCGGGAGGGCTGCTTTGATATGCTGGATGCGGCGATTGCATGGCATCCGGGAAGCACTTACAATGCGTCCGGAGGCGGGATGCTGGCGAACTGCCAGATTTACTTCCGCTATAAAGGCGTCAGCTCCCATGCGGGAATTTCTCCGCACCTGGGGCGCAGCGCGCTGGATGCGGTTACGCTGTTCAATGTAGGGATTCAGTTTTTGCGCGAGCATGTCCTTCCGTCCGTCAGAATGCATTACGCCGTAACCGACACCGGCGGGTTCTCCCCGAATGTGGTACAGCCCACAGCAGAGGTTCTGTGTCTTTTACGCGCTCCGGACAATGAGATTCTTTCCGATGTCCGCGCCCGTGTGGAAGACATTGCAAGGGGCGCTGCGCTGATGACCGGCACAGAACTGGAAATTGATTTTGTGAAGGCATGCTCTAACGTGGTTCCAAATAATGCACTGGGCTTTGCGGCCGTGGAAAATCTGCGGCTTTTGGAACGGCCTGAATACTCGAAAGAAGATATGGAATTTTATTCCCGGATTTCCGCAACGAACAAAGACGGCGACGCCGAACACCCTGTTTCCGAAGAAATCCCGGATTTTAAGCCCACGGATTCCGTATTCCCGGCATCCTCCGATGTGGGCGATGTAAGCTGGGTCGCCCCGACCATTTCCATCAGTACGCCAACCTGGCCCGTCGGCACAGCCGCACATTCCTGGCAGGCAGTTTCCGTAGGAAAAAGCACGCTGGCGCACAAAGGGACGCTGGCAGCCGGACAGGCCATGGCCGGTATTGCAATCGACATCCTTGAAAAGCCGGAGCTTCTTAAGGCGGCAAAAGAGGAACATAACAAACGCCTGAAGGGCGGGAAATATGTGTGCCCCATTCCAAAAGGAGTAAAACCGAGAATCATTTCCAATAAGAAATAG
- a CDS encoding anion permease — protein sequence MSTQTIICLVVFVATLALYMSNKFPLPLVSMTAMGIYVITGCLEPSSALSCFSNSSVIIMGSMFIVAGGLNRTQMVHKVTDLAYKVSGGNFYKGLILYCLVTLAIAQVAPSAILIFSICYPLVADFCRKNNESPSKAMFSIVLICICTVTSLPIGSGATSYITANSLWETYGLTAKEGMFDPMLVYMPTLILSVLFAMFYCPKVAPDYGPLYTDVQLKQLKEQKPLDPFREFMGYGIFVAVVIAILFSNYLPATIPTWMICFIGAVLTILTGVLSEKEAMEALTMPPIFLYIGSLAVGNALVASGAGTFIAEGIQSILGDNPSKWVVIIMFWLAGFIVTQFMSNMALYSALQPVVLLMCATYGWNPTGLYNMLWKATFTSYLTPLSTVAIPLCMAVGGYKQKDLIRMGLLPALVISVANILWCGLMFPPY from the coding sequence ATGTCAACACAGACAATTATCTGCCTGGTCGTGTTCGTCGCCACTCTGGCGTTATATATGTCCAATAAATTCCCGCTGCCGTTAGTCTCCATGACGGCCATGGGCATTTACGTAATAACCGGATGTCTGGAACCATCCTCAGCACTGAGCTGTTTCTCAAACTCTTCTGTCATCATCATGGGTTCCATGTTCATTGTGGCCGGCGGACTGAACCGCACCCAGATGGTACATAAAGTGACGGATCTGGCCTATAAAGTATCGGGCGGCAATTTCTATAAGGGATTGATCCTGTACTGCCTGGTCACTCTGGCCATCGCACAGGTTGCACCTTCTGCGATTTTGATCTTTTCGATCTGCTATCCGCTGGTAGCTGATTTCTGCCGAAAGAACAACGAAAGCCCGTCCAAGGCGATGTTCTCCATCGTTTTAATCTGTATCTGTACCGTAACTTCCCTTCCGATTGGTTCCGGTGCAACCAGCTATATTACCGCAAATTCCCTGTGGGAAACCTATGGCCTCACCGCAAAAGAGGGAATGTTCGACCCGATGCTGGTTTACATGCCGACATTGATCCTGTCCGTTCTGTTTGCCATGTTCTATTGTCCGAAGGTCGCGCCGGACTATGGCCCTTTATACACGGATGTTCAGCTGAAACAGCTCAAGGAACAGAAACCTCTGGATCCGTTCCGTGAATTCATGGGGTATGGAATCTTCGTGGCAGTTGTTATCGCCATCCTGTTTTCCAACTACCTTCCGGCCACGATCCCGACCTGGATGATCTGTTTTATCGGCGCCGTTTTAACAATCCTTACCGGTGTTTTGTCTGAGAAAGAGGCAATGGAAGCATTGACGATGCCGCCGATCTTTTTATACATCGGCTCCCTTGCCGTAGGAAATGCCCTGGTTGCTTCCGGTGCCGGTACCTTCATCGCAGAAGGCATTCAGAGTATCCTGGGCGACAACCCTTCCAAATGGGTCGTCATCATCATGTTCTGGCTGGCAGGATTCATTGTTACCCAGTTCATGTCCAACATGGCTTTATATTCCGCATTGCAGCCGGTTGTCCTGCTGATGTGCGCGACTTACGGATGGAATCCGACAGGCCTTTACAACATGCTGTGGAAGGCAACCTTCACTTCCTATCTGACTCCGCTTTCGACCGTGGCAATTCCGCTTTGTATGGCGGTCGGCGGCTATAAACAGAAGGATCTGATCCGGATGGGATTATTGCCGGCCCTGGTGATTTCCGTCGCCAATATTTTGTGGTGCGGCCTGATGTTCCCGCCCTATTAA
- a CDS encoding MFS transporter: MAEKKVNYGWIIVAYGVLCMLVLHYGTIGSQAIFLLPITEDMGVSTTTLTLASTYGTVVSLIVTPLAGKLMDRKSIRKLMFMGVLGTGLTMVAQSYMTSVHIYYLIILIRTALNPFALMMPFAALTARWFTKENRSFAASIVFVGISLGGVLLSNPLAALIESIGWRLTYRYYGLTAVAVLAPLTLLLIRDYPDHYEEMIRAEEPEAAGGKADFLSLFKDVRFLLICVGMGCISFIGCSLYHISSYVQSLGYDAQFGAFIISLYNFACIFSKMIMGRLFDRRGLRAGILFGALGIAGSYFLMAISIFKSSAPFLIVIALFYGIGNTCQSITAPSLVSGVFGVKNYSEIYAKLTTVTMVVSAVSTPLLSAIYEASGNYFAAWAVCFVLSVVSTASLLAVSRICQK, from the coding sequence ATGGCTGAGAAGAAAGTCAATTATGGCTGGATCATCGTTGCCTACGGAGTGCTGTGCATGCTGGTTCTTCATTACGGCACCATAGGCAGTCAGGCCATATTTTTATTACCGATTACAGAAGATATGGGGGTCAGCACAACAACGCTGACCCTCGCATCTACATATGGCACAGTTGTAAGCCTGATCGTCACACCTCTGGCCGGAAAACTGATGGATCGGAAAAGCATCCGGAAGCTGATGTTCATGGGTGTCCTGGGGACTGGCCTAACCATGGTGGCGCAGAGTTACATGACGTCTGTGCATATTTATTATCTGATCATACTGATCCGGACAGCGCTCAACCCGTTTGCGTTAATGATGCCTTTTGCCGCTCTGACGGCAAGGTGGTTCACGAAAGAGAACCGTTCATTCGCAGCCAGCATCGTTTTTGTGGGAATCAGCCTTGGCGGTGTACTTTTATCGAATCCCCTGGCAGCGCTGATCGAAAGCATTGGCTGGCGGCTGACTTACCGCTATTATGGCCTGACTGCCGTGGCGGTGCTTGCTCCGCTGACATTGCTTTTGATCCGCGATTATCCCGATCACTATGAAGAGATGATTCGGGCGGAGGAACCAGAAGCCGCCGGCGGGAAGGCGGATTTTTTGTCACTGTTCAAAGACGTGCGCTTCCTGCTTATCTGCGTGGGCATGGGCTGCATTTCCTTCATTGGCTGTTCCCTGTACCATATTTCCTCTTACGTGCAGTCACTTGGATACGATGCTCAGTTCGGCGCCTTCATTATTTCCTTATATAATTTTGCCTGCATTTTTTCAAAGATGATCATGGGCCGGCTTTTTGACAGAAGAGGTTTGAGAGCCGGGATTTTGTTCGGTGCACTTGGAATTGCCGGCTCTTATTTCCTTATGGCAATCTCCATTTTTAAGTCCAGCGCACCGTTTCTGATCGTTATCGCCCTGTTCTACGGAATCGGGAACACCTGCCAGAGCATCACTGCGCCATCGCTGGTGTCGGGAGTTTTCGGCGTTAAAAATTACAGCGAAATCTATGCGAAGCTGACGACCGTTACCATGGTCGTCAGTGCGGTGAGCACTCCGCTTTTATCGGCCATCTATGAGGCCAGTGGAAATTATTTTGCCGCCTGGGCCGTCTGTTTCGTGCTGTCCGTGGTTTCAACGGCCAGTCTCCTTGCAGTCAGCCGTATCTGCCAAAAGTGA
- the htpG gene encoding molecular chaperone HtpG, which translates to MAKTGSLSINSENIFPIIKKWLYSDHDIFYRELISNGCDAITKLKKLALIGEYEEPEQTEYKIQVTVNPTDKTIKVTDNGLGMTEEEVDEYINQIAFSGAQDFLNKYKDKANEDQIIGHFGLGFYSAFMVADRVTIDTLSCRPDAKAVHWESEGGSEYEMTDGDKDTVGTTITLYLNDDSTEFSNLYRAREVIEKYCAFMPVEIYLNDETAEPEYETIEKDELTEKDTIVETIVEEAKTEEKENEDGTKETVEISPATEKYKILKRPEPLNDIHPLWNKHPNECTEEEYKEFYRKVFLDFKEPLFWIHLNMDYPFNLKGILYFPKINMEYESIEGKIKLYNSQVFIADNIKEVIPEFLMLLKGVIDCPDLPLNVSRSALQNDGFVKKISDYITKKVADKLTGMCKTDRETYEKYWDDINPFIKFGCLKDEKFAEKMNDYVIFKNLEGKYLTLKDCLEANKEKGHENQIFYVTDEKEQSQYINMFKEANLDAIILPHAIDSPFITHLEQKNEGVKFMRIDADVNETFKEKSEETEEAKEQEKKETESLTEIFRKALGNDKLEVKVEKLKNASLSSMITVSEESRRMQEMMKMYSMYGGGADMFPAAETLVLNANNSLVKYVLEHKDGELTGKICEQLYDLAKLAHGSLSPERMTGFIARSNELMLKMAGEQ; encoded by the coding sequence ATGGCAAAGACGGGAAGCCTTTCCATCAACAGTGAGAACATTTTTCCGATTATCAAAAAGTGGCTGTATTCCGACCACGATATTTTCTACCGTGAGTTAATCAGCAACGGCTGTGATGCCATCACGAAGTTAAAGAAACTGGCGTTAATCGGAGAGTACGAGGAGCCGGAACAGACGGAGTACAAGATCCAGGTGACGGTGAACCCTACGGACAAGACCATCAAGGTGACGGACAACGGCCTTGGAATGACTGAGGAGGAGGTTGACGAGTACATCAACCAGATCGCCTTTTCCGGCGCCCAGGATTTCTTAAACAAGTATAAGGACAAAGCCAATGAAGACCAGATTATCGGCCACTTCGGCCTCGGCTTCTATTCGGCGTTCATGGTGGCTGACCGCGTAACCATCGACACCCTTTCCTGCCGCCCGGATGCGAAAGCCGTTCACTGGGAGTCCGAAGGCGGAAGCGAGTATGAGATGACGGACGGGGACAAGGACACCGTCGGAACCACCATCACCCTGTACTTAAACGACGACAGCACCGAGTTCTCCAACCTGTACCGCGCCCGCGAGGTCATCGAGAAATACTGTGCCTTCATGCCGGTGGAAATCTATTTAAACGACGAGACGGCGGAGCCGGAGTATGAGACCATCGAAAAGGACGAGCTGACGGAGAAGGACACCATCGTCGAGACCATCGTGGAAGAAGCGAAGACCGAGGAAAAGGAAAACGAGGACGGGACGAAGGAGACGGTGGAGATCTCCCCGGCTACGGAAAAATATAAGATTTTAAAACGCCCGGAGCCCTTAAACGACATTCATCCGCTCTGGAACAAGCACCCCAACGAGTGCACCGAGGAGGAGTATAAGGAGTTCTACCGGAAGGTATTTTTAGACTTCAAGGAGCCGTTATTCTGGATCCACCTGAACATGGATTATCCGTTCAACTTAAAAGGCATCCTGTATTTCCCGAAGATCAACATGGAATATGAGAGCATCGAGGGAAAGATCAAGCTCTACAACAGCCAGGTGTTCATCGCCGACAACATCAAAGAGGTTATTCCGGAGTTCTTAATGCTCTTAAAGGGCGTCATCGACTGCCCGGATCTGCCGCTTAACGTGTCGAGAAGCGCCCTTCAGAACGACGGCTTCGTGAAGAAGATTTCCGACTACATCACGAAGAAGGTGGCCGACAAGCTGACCGGCATGTGCAAGACCGACCGGGAGACCTATGAGAAATACTGGGACGATATCAACCCGTTCATCAAATTCGGCTGCTTAAAGGATGAGAAATTCGCCGAGAAGATGAATGACTACGTCATCTTTAAGAACCTGGAGGGCAAGTACCTGACCTTGAAGGACTGCCTGGAGGCCAACAAGGAAAAAGGCCATGAGAACCAGATTTTCTATGTGACGGACGAAAAAGAGCAGAGCCAGTACATCAACATGTTTAAGGAGGCAAACCTTGACGCCATCATCCTGCCTCACGCCATCGACTCGCCGTTTATCACCCATCTGGAGCAGAAGAACGAGGGCGTGAAATTCATGCGGATCGACGCCGACGTGAATGAGACCTTTAAGGAGAAGTCCGAGGAGACAGAGGAAGCCAAGGAGCAGGAGAAGAAGGAGACGGAGTCCCTGACGGAAATTTTCCGGAAAGCGCTCGGAAACGACAAGCTGGAAGTGAAGGTGGAGAAGCTTAAAAATGCATCCCTCTCTTCGATGATTACCGTGTCCGAGGAAAGCCGCAGGATGCAGGAAATGATGAAAATGTACAGCATGTACGGCGGCGGGGCCGACATGTTTCCGGCGGCGGAGACACTCGTTTTAAATGCTAACAACAGCCTGGTAAAATACGTCCTGGAACATAAGGACGGCGAGCTGACAGGAAAAATCTGCGAACAGCTTTATGACCTGGCGAAGTTAGCCCACGGAAGCCTGTCCCCAGAGCGGATGACGGGATTCATCGCAAGAAGCAATGAGCTGATGCTCAAAATGGCTGGAGAACAGTAA
- a CDS encoding CPBP family intramembrane metalloprotease, which produces MEFTKKEYRRTFAGLGLALCLLEVLRVFGSLLYEYVLNRVWNQETGVSGLLSWLFASPWTDTLVQYVFVLGVPYLLIMALLKRMPKAERWKDSLPPGIFVAALVMSLGLGYLLNLTGVFINSGVSLFTGKPADEMNPVTDMMSVLTPSMVIYTCLLGPFMEELLFRGVLLSRARKFGDRTAVLFTAVLFGLMHGNLNQFLYAAAIGIVFGYVAVYTGRIRYTVMLHMMVNTYSVILLAGEELLLSTGLVIPLVGYGLMILLSVVLLICGAVTCIWLYGREAIMRMGMTEAAPPSWRKYAWLNVGFLLYLAFGLFQMMLYLLY; this is translated from the coding sequence ATGGAATTTACGAAAAAAGAGTACAGAAGAACATTTGCCGGATTGGGATTGGCGCTCTGCCTTCTGGAGGTTCTGAGGGTTTTTGGGAGCCTCCTCTATGAGTATGTCCTGAACCGGGTCTGGAACCAGGAAACAGGCGTATCCGGCCTGCTCTCCTGGCTTTTTGCTTCCCCCTGGACGGATACCCTGGTGCAGTATGTGTTCGTGCTTGGGGTTCCCTACCTGCTTATCATGGCGCTTTTAAAGCGCATGCCGAAGGCGGAACGGTGGAAGGACAGCCTGCCGCCGGGGATTTTTGTGGCGGCCCTCGTCATGTCCCTTGGCCTTGGCTATCTTCTCAATCTCACCGGGGTCTTTATAAACAGCGGCGTGTCGCTCTTTACGGGAAAGCCGGCAGATGAGATGAACCCAGTGACTGACATGATGAGCGTCCTCACGCCGTCCATGGTGATTTACACCTGCCTTCTGGGCCCGTTCATGGAGGAGCTTCTGTTCCGCGGCGTCCTTCTTTCGCGGGCCAGAAAGTTCGGCGACAGGACGGCCGTGCTGTTTACGGCAGTTCTTTTCGGCCTGATGCATGGGAACCTCAATCAGTTTCTGTATGCGGCCGCCATCGGCATCGTGTTCGGCTACGTGGCCGTTTATACAGGGCGGATCCGTTATACGGTGATGCTTCATATGATGGTGAATACGTATTCCGTGATCCTTTTAGCCGGGGAAGAGCTTCTTTTATCGACTGGCCTGGTGATTCCGCTCGTGGGCTATGGGCTTATGATACTGCTGTCCGTCGTCCTTTTGATCTGCGGCGCCGTCACCTGCATCTGGCTTTACGGGCGGGAGGCCATCATGCGGATGGGCATGACGGAAGCCGCGCCGCCCTCCTGGCGGAAGTATGCGTGGCTCAATGTGGGCTTCCTGCTTTATCTGGCTTTCGGACTGTTCCAAATGATGTTATATCTTCTGTATTAA
- a CDS encoding DegV family protein, whose amino-acid sequence MRYKIIGDSCLDLTEDLKKDSHFEMIPFTLMVGDKQFIDDESFNQKEFLKIVKECPECPKTACPSPEMFKEAYHCEEENVFVITISGPLSGSYNSAVLAKTLYEEEYGKKNIAVINSESASSGQMSIALLIKELCEQGLPFEEVEKRALAYRDEMKTYFVLETLDTLRKNGRLTGLQAFFATKLNIKPVMSAEKGVIIKLDQARGIQKALQKMAEIMIKNGGDTASKRLVISHCNAPERAEYVKEKLCSMAKFREVLITETGGLATVYANDGGVIVVL is encoded by the coding sequence ATGCGGTATAAGATTATTGGCGACAGTTGTCTGGATTTGACCGAAGATCTGAAAAAGGACAGTCATTTTGAGATGATTCCGTTTACCCTGATGGTGGGGGATAAGCAGTTTATCGACGACGAGAGCTTCAACCAGAAGGAATTTTTAAAGATCGTAAAAGAATGCCCGGAATGCCCGAAGACGGCGTGTCCGTCGCCGGAGATGTTTAAGGAGGCGTACCACTGTGAGGAGGAAAACGTCTTCGTCATCACGATTTCCGGCCCCTTAAGCGGAAGCTACAACAGCGCCGTCCTTGCGAAAACCCTCTACGAGGAGGAATACGGGAAGAAGAACATCGCCGTCATCAATTCCGAGTCGGCTTCCAGCGGGCAGATGAGCATTGCCCTCTTAATTAAAGAGCTCTGTGAGCAGGGACTCCCCTTCGAGGAAGTGGAGAAGCGGGCACTGGCGTACCGGGATGAGATGAAAACATACTTTGTTCTGGAGACGCTGGATACCCTGAGAAAGAACGGACGTTTGACGGGGCTTCAGGCGTTTTTTGCGACGAAGTTAAATATCAAGCCGGTCATGAGCGCCGAAAAGGGCGTCATCATCAAGTTAGATCAGGCCCGCGGCATCCAGAAGGCCCTTCAGAAGATGGCGGAGATCATGATAAAAAACGGCGGGGACACGGCCTCCAAGCGGCTGGTGATTTCCCATTGCAACGCGCCGGAGCGGGCGGAGTATGTGAAAGAAAAGCTCTGTTCCATGGCGAAATTCCGCGAAGTGCTGATTACGGAGACAGGCGGCCTTGCGACAGTGTATGCAAATGACGGCGGCGTAATTGTGGTGTTGTAA
- a CDS encoding TIGR01212 family radical SAM protein (This family includes YhcC from E. coli K-12, an uncharacterized radical SAM protein.), which produces MKQTWNGKPYHSLDFHLKETFGKKVYKLSLDGGMTCPNRDGTAGSGGCIFCSAGGSGDFAAPRTASVKEQAKAAKALVAGKIKGDASYIAYFQSYTNTYAPLPYLRALFTEAMALPDVCALSVATRPDCLPPETIALLNELSQKKPVWIELGLQTIHEKTAEFIRRGYSLDVFEDAYGRLKAAGIPVIIHVILGLPGETREDMLKTVRYLAGKRVDGIKLQLLHVLKGTDLFPLYESGAFRTLEMDEYFALAGDCLKLLPPETVVHRLTGDGPKRLLAAPLWSADKKKVLNGLHRYLKENGIFQGMEYDEA; this is translated from the coding sequence ATGAAACAGACCTGGAACGGGAAGCCGTATCATTCCCTGGATTTCCATTTGAAAGAGACCTTCGGAAAAAAAGTCTATAAGCTCTCCTTAGACGGCGGCATGACCTGCCCCAACCGGGACGGGACAGCCGGAAGCGGCGGCTGCATTTTTTGCAGCGCAGGCGGCTCCGGCGACTTTGCCGCGCCCCGCACTGCGTCCGTAAAGGAGCAGGCAAAAGCGGCCAAAGCGCTCGTGGCAGGCAAAATAAAAGGCGATGCCTCCTACATCGCCTACTTCCAGTCCTACACCAATACCTACGCCCCGCTTCCGTACCTTCGCGCCCTCTTTACCGAGGCCATGGCGCTTCCCGACGTCTGTGCCCTCTCCGTCGCCACCAGGCCCGACTGCCTGCCGCCGGAAACCATTGCACTCCTTAATGAGCTGTCTCAGAAAAAGCCGGTCTGGATCGAGCTGGGCCTCCAGACCATCCATGAAAAAACGGCGGAATTCATCCGCCGCGGCTATTCCTTAGACGTCTTCGAGGACGCATACGGGCGGTTAAAAGCGGCCGGAATCCCGGTCATCATCCATGTGATCCTCGGCCTTCCGGGCGAAACCCGGGAGGACATGCTAAAAACCGTCCGTTATCTGGCCGGGAAACGGGTCGACGGCATCAAGCTCCAGCTTCTTCACGTATTAAAGGGGACAGATCTCTTCCCCCTCTATGAGTCCGGCGCCTTCCGAACACTGGAAATGGACGAATACTTCGCCCTGGCCGGGGACTGCTTAAAGCTCCTTCCGCCGGAAACCGTCGTCCACCGGCTCACCGGCGACGGGCCCAAGCGCCTTCTGGCCGCCCCTTTATGGAGCGCCGACAAAAAGAAGGTTTTAAACGGGCTCCACCGGTATCTGAAGGAAAACGGGATTTTTCAGGGCATGGAATATGATGAGGCATAA
- a CDS encoding galactokinase — protein sequence MEKRELLECLNGGKASAFFEKMYGAQGAEANRERYVHVLEKFTETFDETDISLFTSAGRTEISGNHTDHNHGKVLAGSINLDCVGAAAANGTDEVNIVSETYNQRFTIRLSDLSPSEKMAGTIDLTKGMLAGFKEMGYAVGGFDAYITSNVISAAGVSSSAAYEMLICSMVNAFFNGGAIDVVTYAHVGKYAENKFWNKGSGLLDQMACAVGGMITIDFKDPLKPVVEKIDYDFGAQDHSLIIVQTGKGHADLSEEYSSIPNEMKKVAAFFGKEVCAEISEEDVLGSIKEVRKAAGDRAVLRALHFFEENKRVEAEVAALKENRFGDFLKEITASGNSSWKWLQNCYVSGSEEQGITTALALTELFLAKKGCGACRVHGGGFAGVIMAIVPNGIADEYISYIEHAMGEGSAYRMSIRPYGAVCVDGYIKP from the coding sequence ATGGAGAAGAGAGAGCTTTTGGAATGCCTGAATGGCGGGAAGGCATCGGCCTTTTTTGAAAAGATGTACGGCGCCCAGGGAGCGGAGGCCAACAGGGAGCGGTACGTTCATGTGCTGGAAAAGTTTACGGAGACCTTTGACGAAACGGATATCAGCCTGTTCACATCGGCGGGGCGGACGGAGATCAGCGGGAACCACACGGATCACAACCACGGAAAGGTGTTAGCCGGCAGCATCAACTTAGACTGCGTCGGCGCTGCGGCTGCAAACGGCACGGACGAGGTAAACATTGTCAGCGAGACCTACAACCAGAGATTTACGATCCGTTTAAGCGACCTTTCGCCCAGCGAGAAGATGGCCGGAACCATCGACCTGACGAAGGGCATGCTGGCCGGTTTTAAAGAGATGGGATATGCGGTCGGCGGCTTCGACGCCTACATAACGAGCAATGTCATCAGCGCGGCCGGTGTCAGCTCTTCGGCAGCCTATGAGATGTTAATCTGTTCCATGGTGAACGCCTTTTTCAACGGCGGCGCCATCGACGTCGTCACCTATGCCCATGTGGGGAAATATGCGGAAAACAAGTTCTGGAACAAGGGCTCCGGCCTTCTCGATCAGATGGCCTGTGCCGTGGGCGGCATGATTACCATTGATTTTAAGGATCCCTTAAAGCCGGTTGTGGAAAAGATTGACTATGATTTCGGCGCCCAGGATCACAGCCTGATTATCGTCCAGACGGGAAAGGGGCATGCGGATTTGAGCGAAGAGTATTCCTCGATCCCCAACGAGATGAAAAAGGTGGCCGCTTTCTTCGGAAAAGAGGTGTGTGCCGAGATTTCCGAGGAAGACGTCCTCGGAAGTATCAAGGAAGTCCGAAAGGCTGCCGGCGACCGGGCCGTGCTCCGCGCCCTCCATTTCTTTGAGGAGAATAAGCGGGTCGAGGCTGAGGTGGCCGCCCTGAAGGAGAACCGGTTTGGCGACTTCTTAAAGGAGATCACCGCCTCCGGCAATTCCTCCTGGAAGTGGCTCCAGAACTGTTATGTGAGCGGAAGCGAGGAACAGGGCATCACGACGGCCCTTGCTCTGACGGAGCTGTTCCTTGCAAAGAAGGGCTGCGGCGCCTGCCGCGTCCACGGCGGCGGCTTTGCCGGCGTTATCATGGCGATTGTGCCGAACGGGATTGCGGACGAGTACATTTCCTACATCGAACATGCCATGGGCGAGGGAAGCGCGTACCGGATGAGCATCCGGCCTTACGGCGCCGTCTGCGTGGACGGGTATATTAAGCCGTGA